A genomic region of Balaenoptera acutorostrata chromosome 4, mBalAcu1.1, whole genome shotgun sequence contains the following coding sequences:
- the SAMD7 gene encoding sterile alpha motif domain-containing protein 7: protein MAVNPLLTASGHQRIPLVPSPFEPPSVDRDLLPPTVAPTDPRQFCVPSQFGSSALPNANMPNVLSSRVYSGWDILPPESIKAMARRNEMIQRQHTARMEMEMHAIYQQRRTAKVNCKGLAGLGIPFLCGFSIPAGPATNHGRSVLPASDLRAHRSALRKLQGNPMLVATGPRFLDSWGQKCRRLRRGTGNQKVLDSDTESSKSRVEEKSLGQTHAIPCEENEYAKDPETDTLNNHKLGETKEKPSTALAHTFGELERSHRKPWGARGTPLEEKAWDNGKEKASEQVLAACGEKNGVYAPVPRPSLPGTHVLLTIKENLSLDEDIQKWTVNDVYNFVSGLPGCSDYAQVFKDHAIDGETLPLLTEGHLRSTMGLKLGPALKIQSQVSQHMESIFYKKSLSLPTHTKQAFDQPTDTNPLLDFNSWSDTLDVPCSQDMIIPKRTERDTMRN, encoded by the exons ATGGCCGTGAACCCTTTATTGACAGCATCAGGGCATCAGAGGATTCCACTGGTTCCCTCACCATTTGAACCTCCAAGTGTGGATAG AGATTTATTGCCTCCCACTGTAGCTCCAACTGACCCAAGACAGTTTTGTGTTCCTTCCCAGTTTGGATCCTCTGCTCTACCAAATGCAAATATGCCGAACGTGCTGTCCAGTCGTGTCTACTCAG GTTGGGACATTTTGCCACCCGAATCCATAAAGGCAATGGCTAGAAGGAATGAAATGATTCAAAGGCAGCATACTGCCAG gatgGAAATGGAAATGCATGCCATTTACCAACAAAGGAGAACAGCAAAAGTTAATTGCAAGGGCCTAGCAGGCCTAGGGATACCATTCCTCTGTGGCTTCAGTATCCCAGCTGGCCCAGCCACCAACCATGGCAGGAGCGTGCTCCCTGCCAGTGACCTGCGTGCTCACAGAAGCGCCCTGAGAAAGCTTCAGGGAAACCCCATGCTAGTGGCAACTGGTCCGCGCTTTCTAGACAGCTGGGGGCAGAAATGTCGTCGTCTCAGGAGAGGTACAGGGAATCAGAAAGTTCTAGACAGTGACACTGAGAGTTCTAAAAGTCGAGTAGAAGAAAAGTCCCTAGGCCAAACCCATGCAATTCCCTGTGAAGAGAATGAGTATGCAAAAGACCCAGAAACAGACACTCTCAACAACCACAAGTTGGGTGAAACCAAAGAAAAGCCATCTACAGCTCTTGCTCACACCTTTGGAGAGCTGGAGCGCAGCCATAGAAAACCCTGGGGAGCTCGTGGCACTCCCCTGGAAGAAAAGGCCTGGGACAATGGGAAAGAGAAGGCTTCAGAGCAGGTTTTGGCAGCCTGTGGTGAAAAGAATGGGGTTTACGCTCCAGTTCCTCGACCATCTCTGCCAG GAACACATGTGCTTCTTACAATCAAGGAAAAtctatctttggatgaagataTTCAGAAATGGACCGTGAATGACGTGTACAACTTCGTTAGTGGCCTTCCAGGTTGTTCAGACTATGCTCAG GTGTTTAAAGATCATGCAATTGATGGAGAAACTTTGCCATTACTCACAGAGGGGCATCTTCGAAGCACTATGGGCTTAAAGCTGGGGCCGGCACTAAAGATCCAATCGCAG GTATCTCAGCATATGGAAAGTATATTCTACAAGAAAAGTCTTTCACTTCCTACCCACACGAAACAAGCATTCGATCAACCAACAGATACAAACCCTCTTTTGGATTTTAATTCCTGGAGTGATACACTGGACGTTCCTTGTTCCCAGGATATGATCATTCCTAAAAGAACTGAGCGAGATACtatgagaaattaa